The nucleotide window GTTATATTTGTAAATGCATTAGTATAACAATACCTAATGAGTAgcaatgtttaataaaatgtcaGTGTTTAGGCTTTTATTAAATTTTGAGTGAacactgtaattaaaaaaaaaaaaaaaaaaacttcctaatATGATATCATTAGCAAAGGAATCGCAAATGCACTGTGACAGACCATTGCAAGCTATAGCTTGTAACATATGTGCCTGGAATTCCTCGCGTTTCATTTTAATTAGAGATTGCAGATCTGCAAGCATCAGCACCTTTGCACCTGTGACTTCCCTCATGCGTTCATTATCACTAGCACATAAGAGATTCACTTAATGTGTCTATGCTAATGTATTCTGATATGGAGACGCTCCTCCAGCCCCTTCACGCTAAAGGTCACCATAATGATTTTGGATTGAAGAAGTCAGGCCAGTGAAAGGAGGACAGAAATAAAAGATTGATGATCAAGAGACAAGTGCTAATGAAAGTTTAATCCAGCGTTATCGGGACTgcctgtgtgtgagtgtttgtgaggTCATCCAAATAAATCTCCCACACTCTCCAAAAAGCTGTACTTTTCCTGCTTTAGTCCCAGAAGAGTTGATTggtttgtgtgtatgcgtgtgtgtgtgtgtgtgtgtgtgtgtgtgaatgatgcaGGGGTTGAATGCAGCATACTTCATCACGGATGCTGAATCACAGTTTTGCCTCACTGAGTGTTCGCAGTACCACTTTCTGAGCAGCAGATGGCGCCCTTCATATGTTCATTAACAGGAATTGCGCTTTAGGCTTGGTTTTTGGTTTCCCAGATATAATGTGCAGTCTGCATGTGTAAGTATTTTTTTGCAAGTGATCATCATGTCCTCCAATGCTAATACGCCACTAAGCCCATCAGTAACATTTTCCTCACCAGACCCCGGAGGAGGTTATAGCGTAGCGACAAGCCATACGGGAGGGGGAGGGTAGAAGGAATGCTGGGATTGGATGgaaggagagagagagcgaaAATGAGAAGGgggtaaaaaaaaagagagagggagattGAGCGTAGAGAGGTGAGCTGCATGTTTTTAACAGAGCAGAGGATGAGTCGAGGAGGTGAAAATCTGTAGAAGAGCGCTACGACATAATGCTGTCCAAGGAAaaacacattactttaaaaaGATGTGAGTATTTTTctgtcacatttttaaaaaatattgtgctCTCTTTTGGTCACTTATTAAAGACCCAATGTTTTTAATACTGTATGGCATTTTTATACTTATCCAGTGAGGCATTTGTTAAGTAGTTTCTGTTGAGGAGTTCTGGAGTGAGAACGTGGAAGTAGTTTGGGCTGATGGAGTGGGTGGAATTGCTCCAGATGGTGTAAATGAGGAGGTGGAGAATTTCACTAGAGGATTAATAATGCGTTGTTGTCATTTACTGTGGCAAGGATAGTATAGAGGAGTACTGCATGTGCAGTTATTAAAGTAGGTCACGGCAAGATGTTCACATCACTAAATGGGTTACATTGGAAAGAGACTGCAACTTCCTTACGTGTTCCCTCAGATCAGGCCTTCCCTCTGATACATCCCACACATCCATACAAACTAGAGCACTTGGCTTTTTTCAAATTCCTTAGGGAAACCTCAGGGTTCTGTTCTCGGTCCATTTGCGTTGTACCTCCTTGTAGTTTCTCCTTGACCCTCCAGCATgtctttttgtaatatttatttatttttaatccttCTGAGATGCTGAAAAATAGACTTTTTGAACAGGTTTGCAACCTGAGGTTCATTCTAGGCTTTATTATATGCACTAGGTTTATTCTCCCTGCCTCACTGTCTGTTAGATCTCTAATTATAACACTGTTACATATTCATGCCTTTTACTGACTACACACCGAGAGCTTCATGGTTTGAGGTGTCATACATCGAGGAAAATCTCTGAATTCTCTTGTCACACCTGCTGGTCtttcatacacgcatacatacacacaaagctCTGCTTTTCTTATCACAAAGTCTGGAAAATAAAGAGCTGCCAGAAAATGAACCTTTTCTTAAAATAAGAATACATTCATGCCACAGGAAGTTCTAGCAGTTGTTTTTTAAGCTGCACATCTTGTCAAACCCATTTTTGTTGGtctgtttttaattaataaattgaaaTACCTTTGAAGCTTGTTCATGAAACACAAGCAGAACATGCTTAATTCATAATATGTGTGCTATCATGTTGAAATGGcattagcagattttttttagaaaGGTTTAGTTGgtgattttgttgaaatgttttgcttgtgGTTCAATAATGAGTATCATTGTGCTCataatgtttttcattttttactcTGCTGCTTACCGGGACTCAGAGAGAGGTAAATTGCTTTACCCTTTTGTTATTTGTATTCTCATCATTGTCTTGTTGTAGTCTGTTGCCGTTCATTTAGttcataatagtttatttttagcTGTAAGAATATGCGTATGATACAGCTGAAGGTGTAAGTTTAGAGACACTCATTCATCTTAGACAGCCACGTGCACCTGCAGACAGCAGGAGAGGTGCATGCATGCATTTTTTGAGCACTTTTATTTTTAcacccttttttttttgtatgcttgAAATTAGGGTGTGCATTTCTTTaagtaattgttttgaaattGATTGTCGCTGTTAAATCTAAAGGGCACATCATCCATCAGTGTATCTGAGGGCAGTGATTAGCATattaacacaaacacacttttcacattcacactcattttgTTTATAACCAAGTGTCCTAATCGATGCTATATGTTAATATGCGAATCAATTCCTTCAAGTCAGTATAAAAACATGATGGTCTTTGTTTACATttctaatgtttattattttattccaatttttatttattatattattttatttatttattatttattatattactccaaataaaaaatgtgtaaaacactGTATAGTGACACCCTTAATTTCTGTGGTTCCTTTTTGGAAATAGTAGATTTTgtgagttaaagggatagtttaaccaaaaatgaaaatgtattcactatttacaccttcaagtggttccaaatctttatgagtttctttttttctgaaactAAAAGCTGGAAACCGGTTACCACTGACTGCTAAACTAAGaaaatcaatggttactggtttgcaacattctttagaatatcttttATTGTGTTCAttagaaactcaaacaggtttgttacAAATTacgggtaagtaaatgatgacccaATTTTCCATTttctgtgaactatcccttcaaatgAGTTTGGGCTTTACTTTAAACAGCTGTTTACTTCATGTTTAATCTTGTCTCATTTTAATTGTGTGCAAACAGGGATTTTGCATACGTGGCACGAGATAAGGACACCCGGAtattaaaatgtcatgttttccGCTGTGACACCCCTGCCAAAGCCATCGCCACCAGTCTGCACGAAATCTGCTCTAGGGTAAGATTTACGTGCTAAACAAACAACATCCAACACAGAATTATCCTCAATGGCCTATTCTAAGCGGATTAATGAAAAAGTTACATTAGATTGAAGTGAAAGCTACTCATAGTCTCAGGTCTGTGTGAAGGGGAAAGAGTACAGCTGAGAAACGAGAAATAAGGTTCACATTCTGTTAAGGCTGCTGATTTAGAGCAGAGATTCTAATGAGTTCGATTTCTGTGTAATAGATCATGGCAGAGCGCAAGAATGCCAAAGCTATGGCTGGAGGATCCCTACAGGACAGAACACATGCTGGCCTCGACGTCCCATTACAAGGTAACACAAAATCTAATACACTAACAGTTACAAATTTGCAGTAATTGGATTCTTAATGTTTCTGAAATAAGTCTCTTATGCTCAGCAAGGTTATAtagagttgacgtcagaattattagcccttctttgaAATTCAGTTCTTTTAAAAACGAAGTGCTGTTTAACTTAGAGAAGTTTATTAGCAAGTTTTAGAGTAGTTGTATTATATAGCtattggataacagtggtttgcactatattcaccttattcttcgccgacgaatgggcgctgccatttgaatctttttggcttgagacttctggtctcattcacttccattcattttttgacgttaaaaactgctcattatgctgcttgatgttgcaatttgatattttcttattatattattctacttggtctgtacagtcatgcaaacatttgtttgcaaagcaagtagtttgaccgttttctgccgtttattattcctagtcatttctcccataggcgactgaatcggaagttctaagacaatcgcgaaaacaggcgcacttccgcattttagaataaggtcaatacaattaaataaataaaagggctTAAAGGGCcgataatattgaccataaaatgtgtCTTTAATCCAACCAAACAATAAAAGACACTTCCCCCAGAAGAAAACAGTGTTAaatgaaatactgtaaatatatatatagcaataagACAgtaaagaatgtaatgtaataaagcatttttttgttgatTAAAGTATGAAAAGTCTTCATCACACCATTCTTTATAAAAACTAACATTGCTCATAAAAAATTGGGGTAAAATATTTATGGTTATAATATACAGTTTTAGGCATTCTATAAACCAAAGTATACTCTAAAAAGCATTTTCCACAAAATAGttgttgaaaaacattttaaccaTTGATAatggtatacagttgaagtcagaattattagcccctcttttaattatttaaattattttaatttaattatttcccaaatgatgtttaacagagcaaggacattttcacagtatgtctgataatattttttcttctggagaaagtcttatttgctttatttcggctagaataaaagcatttttaattttttaagaaacattttaagttcaaaattattagcccctttaaggtattttttgatagtctacagaacaatatacaatgacttgcctaattaccctgacttgcctagttaacctaattaccctagttaagcctttaaatgtcactttaagctgtatagaagtgtcttgaaaaatatctagtaaattatgtACTGTTTTCATGGCAAagatgggtcccactttatattaagtggccttaactaatatgtacttacataggaattaatagtttgttacaatgtacttattgtgtaaatacatgtatttactgtgtacttatgcttgattaaatacctgtatgtagttacatctgtaattaacttttgtaattacatttgtaaatacactgttgaccatcccttacaccttaacccacccttaaacctaaccatgccaccaaacctgttcataacccaacctctatcccaactcaaaagcaccacaagtgttctcaaatacattataaacacagtaagtacattgtatttattttttgatgtaagtacatagtagttagggccacttaatataaagtgggacccaaagatgaaataaatcagttattagaaatgagttattaaaactattatgattagaaatgtgttgaaaaaatctttctctctattaaacagaaattgggggaaaaaattaacagggcgGCTGATAATTCAGGAAgttttataattctgacttcaactgtaagccATTATTAGTAGCTGACagcaaaagaaaatattcaaaGACTGGAGCAATGGCTGCTGAAATATATCTTTGCCATCCtaggaataaattacaatttaattttcaTCTCAACTACAAAAATGTTGGCCCAAttcaaatgtaactttttttttttacttctacaccttccccttggcccttgagaCAAAAtgtgaagggaaagggcttcGACCCCTAAGAAATggcacagcactacaacacctccatacgtcatcatatgtcattgcaatCTCTTGTTTCATACGAGGTTGACGATgccaactgctgtagttattccaacatttgcaatatttttttggtatttgtcttcaggaaatcactgaaggcagtgacatcatattattataatgatataatgtggcaatgaGCTTATaaatgtactgtgcatttacaccagggccatattcatctaaacaGACAAACTCAACATCAACGTTATActagacactgtaaaaagatcATTCGCaaaccactagacttttctgacaggttatttgagtgtcagatgtgaaagtatgttgtgggactactatacaagagttattattatggattatagatagctaaatttattgtttttgatagttttttttagCATGATGCTCAAACATGAACGCCgttatgaatgttttaaaaatatgtttgttgtaaaaattcataatcatgacaaaaaatactaatttgaaaatactaatttgtgcagccacaccttcaagctaaagagaattgagacAGGGTAAGGGAAAAGGGCTAAAGGGTAGAATTGTGATTTGgccattatttacattttttctttattttagatcaaataaatgcaaccttaATTATTCTAAATGAATACAATTATATTATCATCTCAATTATTCCAGACCTTGTGCagttgtgtatgcttttttgtCTTGAGAAACCAGTGTGTATTAATGtgtatgttgtgttttattcTCAGCAGAGTTTCCCACACCAAAGACTGAACTGGTGCAGAAGTTCCAGGTGTTATATGTTGGCATGATGCCAGTTGCCAGACCTATAGGTGAGCAGATACACTTACTTCATAGTCTTGCACTTACAGCTTTCATGCTCACTCTCTCTTTTTAACACCTTCATGCTGCTTTTCTTTATAACAACAATTCCTCTAGGTCAGACTTAACAAAACAGTATCAGGCAGCTCAGTCATAGGTTTGATTTCTTGCATCTTTCTTACATCAGTAAATGAAGCAATAAATTGGTCATACATTTTTATCTGATTGTTTACAAGACAAACACAGCCTGCTGAAACTAGGAAACAAACATTCGTTGTCAtgtctttattaaaaaatattttaatagctgGCTGACCTTCCACTAAATCACCTATACAAAACTGCTGTTACAAGAAGTTTTACAGTTCACTAATGTCTAATAATTTAGAAATGTCAAATATGCATAACAGTTCTTCTTCTGTAGTTCTTTCCATCTTCATGCAAGTCAGGAACAGTTCTTCATCTTAAGCTGTTTTTGAATGGGATTAGTTGTAGATAGAGAGGTGAGGTAAAGTGGTTATTACCACAGCTCCTGAGTGATTTTATTGTTGCCCGAAAGTGTTATCTCAGTAATCATTACAGACAATGAGAGCAAAGTTAACTGCAACTTTTGCAGCTTctactttttgtaaaaaaaaaaaaaagaataatgacCTTGAATGCTTGTCTCATCTGATAGACCATTCATTCTCTCTATATAATGGGTTTACTTTAGGTTTTTTCAAGTATGGAGTCACTTGAAGCATTTAGTTGAGCTCTAGATTTTAAGAAAAGACTGTTAAAACATTTTCCACATAACATAAGGTCAACAACCCTTAGAAATAAACAGTTCAGTTAGCTGTAGGTAAACGGCTGCTAGCAACATTCAATCagaatgtaaataatttaattaataaattgttagAGATTTTAATAGTAACTTACAGTACTTACAGTAACTGTTTATAATATGTTCATAATACATAACTTGTGTGCATGCGACAACAGAGAGATACTCCTTcaattgttttctgtttgttttaactGAGATGTCTTATCCCATGTGAATTGGCCAACATATTGTGTCTTTTGCTAGCTAAAATTCATTATAGAGGAAGAAGTGTCTCAGGTGCTTTACacacattaagactttttatacAATCTATGGTTTAGACAAAACATGCGAACAGCCATTTAAACAACAATGGAGGACACAAATCCTATTTTCGATTGTGTTTGTCAAAAGAAAAGGCAAGTTTTGTTTGACCATGGTTCATTGGTGTGCACCCTCATTATATTTATTGTGGTGTCATGTTTCGGCTGTGtatttagggtgtactcacactaggctatacGTACCATGCTCAAACATGTTTGACCCTCATTTCCCAGGTTCATTTGATAAGTGTAAGTGCTCCGAATTGGGCCCAGGCacagttcagttggccggccctggcccgattGAAAGAGATGTGGCAGAGCACAGTTGGGTTGGGCTTTGGTgtggtatgcttgtagtgtgactgcaaagcgtgcctgagcctgaaactgataACGCGACATCACTTTTAAAGCACTGTTTCAgatgatttttttaatcattctagCTTTTCAGTGAATGTGAACTGTCATAGTTCATCAAAGATACAAACCCTACGATGACTTTCATGAACATTTATGAGCATCAAATGTCTGTTCAGCAAAAAATTTGACTATGTGTCACTGGATatcaaatgtcttaaaataatacaaaataataatactaaagcaATTTCCATTGTACGAAGCTAGAgtgcttctcttctgttaaactgaacagtcacatcatcaatgACGTAACGTGCTTGGGCTCAGAAGGCAAAAATTCAATGTGAGTGCAGGTCAAGAGGGGAGGGGGACAATCGCACCTGGGCACGGTTCAAGACAACAGTACCTAGTGTGAATACACCCTTAAAAATAATGCTTCCTGTGTGGTTGTTCTCTTGGCTTGTTGTATGCACAAGTGACTGTGTAAACCAATAGCCTTCAGTAGCAAGTCTAGCTCCATCCTTTAAGCACAATACCGCTGTGCTCTGTCCCTCATGAAAgagtgccaaaaaagtggtacagtatggttaaCTAGTTTGGTACTTCTAACAgtggaaatgaaaataaatgaaagtgaaagtaaatcatTATAGACATTTTGTGGTAAAATTGCATTACTCCGTCCTGTCCTTAGATCTTATGAGATGTCTTTTGTTAAGTGGATTCAGTGTTGTTTTATAGGACATCATGGCTCTGATTAGACTCTAGATTGGAGAACTCCCCACTCTGGAAAACGTTTAATGAAATAATTTCTACCATACTTAATTTATCATTTTGCCGTTTTACCATAGGTTTCTAAAAATTTGGAAAAATGTGTTGCAGCCTAGATTCATCGTCATTTATTTGACAATGAATTGTTTGAGTAATTTAAATCATCCTTGCCATACTGCTGAGCCTCATCTTGTCAAAATCACTGCAGTGGACATTGGCTTACTAACTTCAGTCATAATGTATATGATCTCAGCATCGCATCAACACCATCTCAGATAGCAGATAGGCTGATTTCTGTCAGAATTACCaatactgtttgtttatttggttcaGATCATGTACTTCTTGTGTTCCACAAAGATCATTGTTGGGAcctttacttttattatatactTAACCCTCTTGGTTTCATTTTTTATAAGATGTGGTATTAGTTTTCACAATAATTCTATGGCACTGCTAATGACTGTTCTTTCAAATGATTTAATATTAGACAAATGATTCCTGATTTGtgtttgttataattattatttattattttacatttatgagttattgtttaaaatgttactCTTTGGTTTGTTCTAAGTTCACCTTGAGTGCATTAAAAGGTGCCAacaattacatatatttattatattatattatatttattattatcatttattattggtATGTGTGATTGTACTAAACATTTTCAGTATGGGTTTTTAGGTTCAGCACATATTTGAATTAAACAAATATAGTGTTGTTTTAGCCACTTCATGTGCAGAACTTGATTTAAAACATCTGGGTTTAGTTATCTTCATTCTaatgagtaaataataatttttaaataccaCAAAATACCTTTGAGTCTCCGCTTGGTTAGTAGATGCATGGTTAAAATGTGATACTTTATATATTTGTGCTTTATTTCCTTTAATAAAGAATGAAGCCTCACATTTGGTCTATTTTTTAAGAAATTCAAccaattaatgttattttttgtaaataaattcaaacaaaaatGCTTCTTACAAATCCTTTTACTACTAGTAATAGCACCAAATATACATTAATACATGCCTCACATCCCATGTATTCACTTTGTTGCTAATCGGTTTGCCTATTGTTGCAATTTAGTTAAAAATAAGTTACAATTTCATGTCTGATTATTGTGGAATTTCAGGTTCACAAACTTTTTCCTGTTTCAAAGGTAGATGTTTCTGTTTTCTAGGCATGGACATTCTCAATGGCGCAATAGACACTTTGGTAACATCATCAATCCGAGATGACTGGATCCCTGTGCTGTTGAATGTAGCTGATGCGACAGTCACAGTCATCAAGGAAAAGGCAATTTCAGCTCTCTTCACCTGTTCATCCCAAAGACATTTTACTAGTTTTTGTGAATTTATTGTGTATATTATATGTAAATTGTTAACTCATGCATGATTCTTGTTGTCATTAGGAGGAAGACGAGGTCCTAGTGGAGTGTCGTGTGCGTTTCCTGTCATTCATGGGAGTAGGAAAGGATGTGCATTCTTTTGCGTTCATCATGGACTCTGGGAACCAACACTTTGAGTGCCATGTGTTTTGGTGTGATCCCAATGCTGGCAATGTGTCAGAGGCTGTCCAGGCAGCGTGCATGGTGAGTTCTAATAGTTTTGCACTGCATCAAATGTCAAATGTGTCACAAACACGCAATGTAAATGACCAATAAATTAGGgctatacagtgcttagcatatataagtGTACCCCTCACAAATCTTCTATTTACATTACtatttctataggaagctttaaattactatatataggcatatacattaaattagtcagtaccgttgtcaaatctggagcttatctaacaaatgaAAGTATAACAACAGTCTAAAAttagtacatccaaatttatatgtaaaagaaaaatattaaatacaattttaaaaggaacaaaattcaagagaaacaaaaaaatgtataaaaatttgttgaaattttgtagtttgtatttatcaaaatattgatttattaatttatctaaaATTTcgcattaatttaaatgtattatctttctatttccaaatgatgtttggcgactaaaatattatttgaataaacatatatgtttaataattctgttctgttcaaatgcaccaaaatatttgacctatattcactgagacttggataaaaatattcattttcaaaatggggtgtactcagggcttaatttgtgccggaacaagcCACATCTGGTtgtggcacctctgaaatctgatctggcacctcattttaccgatccccctcctcatgACTCTTCTGTGACTCCCCACCTCGCTCTTCACTTCcctcttcactttttccacttacctcgcaatttacaaattaagcataatttgtactcaattatgctgagcactgtatattcaaACACAATGTCAAGACCAAAGTTAAGCCTATATCGTACAGCCTGTTGAAAAACACAACTGTTCGCGTTTAgggtcattttttaaaatgtttcttaaatgaTATCTCACTTACTCACTTTCTTTGAGTTTagtccctgctttatcagggggAATGAACTGCTatttactctggcatatgttttacacagtggatgtcattccagccacaacccagtactgagagtacaatcctcagtgctgggaaacacccgcACACTCCCATTACACACTAGAGCCAATTTTTTATCTAATTACTCTATACTGCATaactttggactgtgagggaaaccagagacCCCAAGCAAAAAtatgcagaacatgcaaactctacacagaaaggcCTTCTGGACCAGCTGGATCTCgaaccagtgagcttcttgctgtgaggccactgtgcttaCCACTTAGCCTTGGTTCTACCctaaattaaatttcatattcATCAGAAGGatgataaatacagtaaaaaagtttaatatttttacaatttaaaataacttttctattttaataaatttattcttGTGATGGAAAACATTTTTTAGTAGTTGTTCCTTATAAGTTCTGaacaaattaatatgaattatgaaaaaaaattgtgaattatcattagttgttttattttttctatagcttcatgtttaaatatacacATGGAATACATGTGTAGAAAAAAGCCCATTTAAgacttttataatattaaaagCATTGCAGTATTCTTCATAAATATTAAATGGATACTCCACCCTTGACTATCATTCTCTTATACCAACTTATGCAAATGTAGTGTCCAAACCACAACTAAACCTGCCAAAAGTTTCGAAAATCAACATTGAAAGATGTTATCCAAcccagtagggctgggcgattactcaaaaagtaatcgaaatcaacattcataacctaaaatcaatcaaattattctagacagatttttttcaattacttttcctaCCGCACGTGGAGTCACAGGACCTTGCCTTGTTAAGACTGATTTAAAGacaaattaccatgtttgtaaacattcaggatgcactCGCAGCAAGGTAGCAGAAAAAAcccgggagcgctagcatttacgtCGAGGGAATAACATCTGATGCGGTAcaaagtttgttgttgtcttagaaataagttgtattgattacattcattcattcattttcttttcggctaagtccctttattaatctggtgtcgccacagtggaatgaaccgctaacttttccagcatatgttttacgcagcggatgtccttttagctgcaatccatctctgggaaacatccatacacacttattcacacacacaatttagcctacccaattcacctacagcgcatgtatttgga belongs to Danio rerio strain Tuebingen ecotype United States chromosome 1, GRCz12tu, whole genome shotgun sequence and includes:
- the apbb2b gene encoding amyloid beta precursor protein binding family B member 2 isoform X8, with the translated sequence MDFAYVARDKDTRILKCHVFRCDTPAKAIATSLHEICSRIMAERKNAKAMAGGSLQDRTHAGLDVPLQAEFPTPKTELVQKFQVLYVGMMPVARPIGMDILNGAIDTLVTSSIRDDWIPVLLNVADATVTVIKEKEEDEVLVECRVRFLSFMGVGKDVHSFAFIMDSGNQHFECHVFWCDPNAGNVSEAVQAACMLRYQKCLVARPPSQKACSQAAPADSVTRRVSTSVKRGVLSLIDTLKQKRPVTELPQ